One part of the Sphingopyxis sp. PAMC25046 genome encodes these proteins:
- a CDS encoding helix-turn-helix domain-containing protein, whose amino-acid sequence MAMTVYLNEVPRYAGKGRASRRQLRLPLHGSKATGAEIEALVHNISATGMLVESGAQLEIGEVIEVNLPHSGKMATKVIWTSGRLAGCQFEMPISPATLSAAQLRGVTAESEPDTAENRPASSAESFGTRLLRLRTAKGLTQGQLAARLGVSEPSISAWELDKARPKAGRVEVLANELGVEIHELLGLEETESLRDLVARAKEQIAKAAGVAPANIKLTIEI is encoded by the coding sequence ATGGCAATGACCGTCTATCTGAACGAAGTTCCGCGATACGCTGGCAAGGGCCGCGCATCGCGCCGGCAACTGCGATTGCCGCTGCACGGGTCGAAGGCGACGGGCGCCGAGATCGAGGCGCTGGTCCATAATATTTCGGCGACTGGGATGCTGGTCGAAAGCGGCGCGCAGCTGGAAATCGGCGAGGTGATCGAGGTCAATTTGCCACACAGCGGGAAGATGGCGACGAAAGTCATCTGGACCAGCGGCCGCCTCGCCGGATGCCAGTTCGAAATGCCGATTTCGCCCGCGACGCTGAGCGCCGCACAGCTCCGCGGCGTTACCGCCGAATCCGAGCCTGATACGGCCGAAAATCGCCCGGCATCGTCCGCCGAGAGTTTTGGAACCCGACTGCTGCGGTTGCGCACCGCAAAGGGTTTGACGCAGGGGCAGCTCGCCGCGCGGCTGGGCGTCAGCGAACCGTCAATCTCGGCGTGGGAACTCGACAAGGCCCGGCCCAAGGCCGGCCGGGTGGAAGTGCTGGCGAATGAGCTCGGCGTCGAGATTCACGAGCTTCTCGGGCTGGAAGAGACCGAAAGCCTGCGCGATCTGGTCGCCCGGGCAAAGGAGCAGATTGCGAAGGCCGCAGGCGTCGCACCTGCCAATATCAAGCTGACTATCGAGATTTAG